In one window of Syngnathus typhle isolate RoL2023-S1 ecotype Sweden linkage group LG7, RoL_Styp_1.0, whole genome shotgun sequence DNA:
- the znf710a gene encoding zinc finger protein 710a isoform X1 — protein sequence MRSLKQLKHHSENNVDQEIGRTPRPYPKLSRGQMDASTQTEPVVVLSLAQAAVLGLISQNEIFGATIAPNGFYTGESKEGPPLATEYHECADQLIGANGDYLPEPAGDPASRLSAGERRRPCPRGAKRPKSEGEPAASPHARVKGALMESETSPDCVDVSNGSCARAMRGDPKSSVKEPACGNGPSCVREASLPQEQSVDGEEEDSLVGEEPEEEALNLKTGGGSGKDDPYLEANQAPFQSAYEESGQAALWSDPEGLARRMQMDRLDINVQIDESYCVDVGEGLKRWKCRMCDKSYTSKYNLVTHILGHNGIKPHECSRCGKLFKQPSHLQTHLLTHQGTRPHKCAVCDKAFTQTSHLKRHMLQHTDVKPYSCRFCARGFAYPSELRTHEGKHQNGQCHACRRCGVDFPTYGHLKRHLGSHQGPAASAASSAAAYQCGQCHKSFAYRSQLQNHSMKHQNVRPYVCPECGVEFVQIHHLRQHALTHKGTKEFKCEVCSREFTLSANLKRHMLIHASVRPFQCHVCFKTFVQKQTLKTHMIVHLPVKPFKCKVCAKSFNRMYNLLGHMHLHAGSKPFKCPYCSSKFNLKGNLSRHMKVKHGIADGIAAEGRGTPLSWAKSGLGPGPGPPRDTEGREDYEEGSFDFGKPENRADGTDAADTPKLSPLDYYGTGAGRCGNA from the exons ATGAGATCGCTCAAGCAGCTCAAGCATCACTCCGAGAACAATGTG GACCAGGAGATTGGGCGCACGCCGCGGCCGTACCCAAAGCTAAGCCGAGGCCAAATGGACGCCAGCACGCAGACGGAACCCGTGGTGGTTCTATCGTTGGCTCAGGCCGCCGTTCTCGGACTCATCTCCCAAAATGAAATTTTCGGCGCCACCATCGCTCCAAACGGCTTTTACACGGGAGAGTCCAAAGAGGGCCCGCCTCTGGCCACGGAGTACCACGAGTGCGCCGACCAGCTGATCGGGGCCAACGGGGACTACCTACCCGAGCCCGCCGGGGATCCGGCCTCTCGGCTCAGCGCCGGCGAGAGGAGACGGCCATGTCCCCGCGGAGCCAAGAGACCCAAGAGCGAGGGGGAGCCGGCGGCCAGCCCACACGCTCGGGTGAAAGGCGCACTCATGGAGTCGGAGACGTCTCCCGATTGCGTCGACGTGAGCAACGGCTCGTGTGCCCGCGCCATGCGAGGGGATCCGAAAAGCTCTGTGAAAGAGCCAGCCTGCGGCAACGGTCCTTCGTGCGTCCGAGAAGCGTCCCTGCCGCAAGAGCAGAGCGTGGACGGGGAGGAAGAGGACTCGCTGGTGGGGGAGGAACCCGAGGAGGAGGCCCTCAATCTAAAGACGGGCGGAGGGAGCGGCAAAGACGACCCGTATTTGGAAGCCAACCAGGCACCGTTCCAGTCTGCCTACGAGGAAAGCGGCCAGGCGGCGCTGTGGTCGGACCCCGAGGGTCTGGCCAGGCGAATGCAAATGGACCGCCTGGACATCAACGTGCAGATCGACGAGTCTTACTGCGTGGACGTGGGCGAGGGCCTGAAACGCTGGAAGTGCCGAATGTGCGACAAGTCGTACACGTCCAAATACAACCTGGTCACGCACATCCTGGGCCACAACGGGATCAAGCCCCACGAGTGCAGCCGCTGCGGCAAACTCTTCAAGCAGCCCAGCCACCTGCAAACCCACCTGCTGACCCACCAGGGCACCCGGCCCCACAAGTGCGCCGTCTGCGACAAGGCCTTCACCCAGACCAGCCACCTGAAGCGCCACATGCTGCAGCACACCGACGTCAAGCCCTACAGCTGCCGCTTCTGCGCCCGCGGCTTCGCCTACCCCAGTGAGCTGAGGACCCACGAGGGCAAGCATCAGAACGGCCAGTGCCACGCGTGTCGGCGCTGTGGCGTGGACTTCCCCACCTACGGGCACCTGAAGCGCCACCTGGGCAGCCACCAGGGCCCCGCCGCCAGTGCCGCCTCCAGTGCCGCCGCCTACCAGTGCGGCCAGTGCCACAAGTCCTTTGCCTACCGCAGCCAGCTGCAGAACCACTCCATGAAGCATCAGAACGTGCGGCCCTACGTTTGCCCCGAGTGCGGCGTGGAGTTTGTCCAGATCCACCACCTGCGGCAACACGCCCTCACGCACAAG GGAACCAAAGAATTCAAGTGCGAAGTCTGCTCCAGAGAGTTCACCCTGTCCGCcaacctgaagagacacatgTTGATCCATGCTAGCGTCAGACCCTTCCAGTGCCACGTGTGCTTCAAGACCTTTGTCCAAAAGCAGACCCTCAAGACGCACATGATTGTCCACTTGCCCGTCAAGCCCTTCAAGTGCAAG GTGTGCGCCAAGTCCTTCAACCGAATGTACAACCTACTGGGCCACATGCACCTCCACGCCGGCAGCAAGCCTTTCAAGTGCCCTTACTGCAGCAGCAAATTCAACCTGAAGGGCAACCTCAGCCGACACATGAAGGTCAAGCACGGCATCGCCGACGGCATCGCCGCCGAGGGCCGAGGTACGCCGCTCTCTTGGGCAAAGTCGGGGCTGGGCCCGGGCCCAG GGCCGCCCCGAGACACAGAAGGCCGGGAGGACTACGAGGAGGGGAGCTTTGACTTTGGCAAGCCAGAGAACCGGGCAGATGGCACCGACGCAGCGGACACTCCCAAACTCTCTCCACTCGACTACTACGGCACGGGAGCGGGGCGCTGCGGCAACGCGTGA
- the znf710a gene encoding zinc finger protein 710a isoform X3, translating into MDASTQTEPVVVLSLAQAAVLGLISQNEIFGATIAPNGFYTGESKEGPPLATEYHECADQLIGANGDYLPEPAGDPASRLSAGERRRPCPRGAKRPKSEGEPAASPHARVKGALMESETSPDCVDVSNGSCARAMRGDPKSSVKEPACGNGPSCVREASLPQEQSVDGEEEDSLVGEEPEEEALNLKTGGGSGKDDPYLEANQAPFQSAYEESGQAALWSDPEGLARRMQMDRLDINVQIDESYCVDVGEGLKRWKCRMCDKSYTSKYNLVTHILGHNGIKPHECSRCGKLFKQPSHLQTHLLTHQGTRPHKCAVCDKAFTQTSHLKRHMLQHTDVKPYSCRFCARGFAYPSELRTHEGKHQNGQCHACRRCGVDFPTYGHLKRHLGSHQGPAASAASSAAAYQCGQCHKSFAYRSQLQNHSMKHQNVRPYVCPECGVEFVQIHHLRQHALTHKGTKEFKCEVCSREFTLSANLKRHMLIHASVRPFQCHVCFKTFVQKQTLKTHMIVHLPVKPFKCKVCAKSFNRMYNLLGHMHLHAGSKPFKCPYCSSKFNLKGNLSRHMKVKHGIADGIAAEGRGTPLSWAKSGLGPGPGPPRDTEGREDYEEGSFDFGKPENRADGTDAADTPKLSPLDYYGTGAGRCGNA; encoded by the exons ATGGACGCCAGCACGCAGACGGAACCCGTGGTGGTTCTATCGTTGGCTCAGGCCGCCGTTCTCGGACTCATCTCCCAAAATGAAATTTTCGGCGCCACCATCGCTCCAAACGGCTTTTACACGGGAGAGTCCAAAGAGGGCCCGCCTCTGGCCACGGAGTACCACGAGTGCGCCGACCAGCTGATCGGGGCCAACGGGGACTACCTACCCGAGCCCGCCGGGGATCCGGCCTCTCGGCTCAGCGCCGGCGAGAGGAGACGGCCATGTCCCCGCGGAGCCAAGAGACCCAAGAGCGAGGGGGAGCCGGCGGCCAGCCCACACGCTCGGGTGAAAGGCGCACTCATGGAGTCGGAGACGTCTCCCGATTGCGTCGACGTGAGCAACGGCTCGTGTGCCCGCGCCATGCGAGGGGATCCGAAAAGCTCTGTGAAAGAGCCAGCCTGCGGCAACGGTCCTTCGTGCGTCCGAGAAGCGTCCCTGCCGCAAGAGCAGAGCGTGGACGGGGAGGAAGAGGACTCGCTGGTGGGGGAGGAACCCGAGGAGGAGGCCCTCAATCTAAAGACGGGCGGAGGGAGCGGCAAAGACGACCCGTATTTGGAAGCCAACCAGGCACCGTTCCAGTCTGCCTACGAGGAAAGCGGCCAGGCGGCGCTGTGGTCGGACCCCGAGGGTCTGGCCAGGCGAATGCAAATGGACCGCCTGGACATCAACGTGCAGATCGACGAGTCTTACTGCGTGGACGTGGGCGAGGGCCTGAAACGCTGGAAGTGCCGAATGTGCGACAAGTCGTACACGTCCAAATACAACCTGGTCACGCACATCCTGGGCCACAACGGGATCAAGCCCCACGAGTGCAGCCGCTGCGGCAAACTCTTCAAGCAGCCCAGCCACCTGCAAACCCACCTGCTGACCCACCAGGGCACCCGGCCCCACAAGTGCGCCGTCTGCGACAAGGCCTTCACCCAGACCAGCCACCTGAAGCGCCACATGCTGCAGCACACCGACGTCAAGCCCTACAGCTGCCGCTTCTGCGCCCGCGGCTTCGCCTACCCCAGTGAGCTGAGGACCCACGAGGGCAAGCATCAGAACGGCCAGTGCCACGCGTGTCGGCGCTGTGGCGTGGACTTCCCCACCTACGGGCACCTGAAGCGCCACCTGGGCAGCCACCAGGGCCCCGCCGCCAGTGCCGCCTCCAGTGCCGCCGCCTACCAGTGCGGCCAGTGCCACAAGTCCTTTGCCTACCGCAGCCAGCTGCAGAACCACTCCATGAAGCATCAGAACGTGCGGCCCTACGTTTGCCCCGAGTGCGGCGTGGAGTTTGTCCAGATCCACCACCTGCGGCAACACGCCCTCACGCACAAG GGAACCAAAGAATTCAAGTGCGAAGTCTGCTCCAGAGAGTTCACCCTGTCCGCcaacctgaagagacacatgTTGATCCATGCTAGCGTCAGACCCTTCCAGTGCCACGTGTGCTTCAAGACCTTTGTCCAAAAGCAGACCCTCAAGACGCACATGATTGTCCACTTGCCCGTCAAGCCCTTCAAGTGCAAG GTGTGCGCCAAGTCCTTCAACCGAATGTACAACCTACTGGGCCACATGCACCTCCACGCCGGCAGCAAGCCTTTCAAGTGCCCTTACTGCAGCAGCAAATTCAACCTGAAGGGCAACCTCAGCCGACACATGAAGGTCAAGCACGGCATCGCCGACGGCATCGCCGCCGAGGGCCGAGGTACGCCGCTCTCTTGGGCAAAGTCGGGGCTGGGCCCGGGCCCAG GGCCGCCCCGAGACACAGAAGGCCGGGAGGACTACGAGGAGGGGAGCTTTGACTTTGGCAAGCCAGAGAACCGGGCAGATGGCACCGACGCAGCGGACACTCCCAAACTCTCTCCACTCGACTACTACGGCACGGGAGCGGGGCGCTGCGGCAACGCGTGA
- the znf710a gene encoding zinc finger protein 710a isoform X2 — translation MRSLKQLKHHSENNVDQEIGRTPRPYPKLSRGQMDASTQTEPVVVLSLAQAAVLGLISQNEIFGATIAPNGFYTGESKEGPPLATEYHECADQLIGANGDYLPEPAGDPASRLSAGERRRPCPRGAKRPKSEGEPAASPHARVKGALMESETSPDCVDVSNGSCARAMRGDPKSSVKEPACGNGPSCVREASLPQEQSVDGEEEDSLVGEEPEEEALNLKTGGGSGKDDPYLEANQAPFQSAYEESGQAALWSDPEGLARRMQMDRLDINVQIDESYCVDVGEGLKRWKCRMCDKSYTSKYNLVTHILGHNGIKPHECSRCGKLFKQPSHLQTHLLTHQGTRPHKCAVCDKAFTQTSHLKRHMLQHTDVKPYSCRFCARGFAYPSELRTHEGKHQNGQCHACRRCGVDFPTYGHLKRHLGSHQGPAASAASSAAAYQCGQCHKSFAYRSQLQNHSMKHQNVRPYVCPECGVEFVQIHHLRQHALTHKGTKEFKCEVCSREFTLSANLKRHMLIHASVRPFQCHVCFKTFVQKQTLKTHMIVHLPVKPFKCKVCAKSFNRMYNLLGHMHLHAGSKPFKCPYCSSKFNLKGNLSRHMKVKHGIADGIAAEGRGPPRDTEGREDYEEGSFDFGKPENRADGTDAADTPKLSPLDYYGTGAGRCGNA, via the exons ATGAGATCGCTCAAGCAGCTCAAGCATCACTCCGAGAACAATGTG GACCAGGAGATTGGGCGCACGCCGCGGCCGTACCCAAAGCTAAGCCGAGGCCAAATGGACGCCAGCACGCAGACGGAACCCGTGGTGGTTCTATCGTTGGCTCAGGCCGCCGTTCTCGGACTCATCTCCCAAAATGAAATTTTCGGCGCCACCATCGCTCCAAACGGCTTTTACACGGGAGAGTCCAAAGAGGGCCCGCCTCTGGCCACGGAGTACCACGAGTGCGCCGACCAGCTGATCGGGGCCAACGGGGACTACCTACCCGAGCCCGCCGGGGATCCGGCCTCTCGGCTCAGCGCCGGCGAGAGGAGACGGCCATGTCCCCGCGGAGCCAAGAGACCCAAGAGCGAGGGGGAGCCGGCGGCCAGCCCACACGCTCGGGTGAAAGGCGCACTCATGGAGTCGGAGACGTCTCCCGATTGCGTCGACGTGAGCAACGGCTCGTGTGCCCGCGCCATGCGAGGGGATCCGAAAAGCTCTGTGAAAGAGCCAGCCTGCGGCAACGGTCCTTCGTGCGTCCGAGAAGCGTCCCTGCCGCAAGAGCAGAGCGTGGACGGGGAGGAAGAGGACTCGCTGGTGGGGGAGGAACCCGAGGAGGAGGCCCTCAATCTAAAGACGGGCGGAGGGAGCGGCAAAGACGACCCGTATTTGGAAGCCAACCAGGCACCGTTCCAGTCTGCCTACGAGGAAAGCGGCCAGGCGGCGCTGTGGTCGGACCCCGAGGGTCTGGCCAGGCGAATGCAAATGGACCGCCTGGACATCAACGTGCAGATCGACGAGTCTTACTGCGTGGACGTGGGCGAGGGCCTGAAACGCTGGAAGTGCCGAATGTGCGACAAGTCGTACACGTCCAAATACAACCTGGTCACGCACATCCTGGGCCACAACGGGATCAAGCCCCACGAGTGCAGCCGCTGCGGCAAACTCTTCAAGCAGCCCAGCCACCTGCAAACCCACCTGCTGACCCACCAGGGCACCCGGCCCCACAAGTGCGCCGTCTGCGACAAGGCCTTCACCCAGACCAGCCACCTGAAGCGCCACATGCTGCAGCACACCGACGTCAAGCCCTACAGCTGCCGCTTCTGCGCCCGCGGCTTCGCCTACCCCAGTGAGCTGAGGACCCACGAGGGCAAGCATCAGAACGGCCAGTGCCACGCGTGTCGGCGCTGTGGCGTGGACTTCCCCACCTACGGGCACCTGAAGCGCCACCTGGGCAGCCACCAGGGCCCCGCCGCCAGTGCCGCCTCCAGTGCCGCCGCCTACCAGTGCGGCCAGTGCCACAAGTCCTTTGCCTACCGCAGCCAGCTGCAGAACCACTCCATGAAGCATCAGAACGTGCGGCCCTACGTTTGCCCCGAGTGCGGCGTGGAGTTTGTCCAGATCCACCACCTGCGGCAACACGCCCTCACGCACAAG GGAACCAAAGAATTCAAGTGCGAAGTCTGCTCCAGAGAGTTCACCCTGTCCGCcaacctgaagagacacatgTTGATCCATGCTAGCGTCAGACCCTTCCAGTGCCACGTGTGCTTCAAGACCTTTGTCCAAAAGCAGACCCTCAAGACGCACATGATTGTCCACTTGCCCGTCAAGCCCTTCAAGTGCAAG GTGTGCGCCAAGTCCTTCAACCGAATGTACAACCTACTGGGCCACATGCACCTCCACGCCGGCAGCAAGCCTTTCAAGTGCCCTTACTGCAGCAGCAAATTCAACCTGAAGGGCAACCTCAGCCGACACATGAAGGTCAAGCACGGCATCGCCGACGGCATCGCCGCCGAGGGCCGAG GGCCGCCCCGAGACACAGAAGGCCGGGAGGACTACGAGGAGGGGAGCTTTGACTTTGGCAAGCCAGAGAACCGGGCAGATGGCACCGACGCAGCGGACACTCCCAAACTCTCTCCACTCGACTACTACGGCACGGGAGCGGGGCGCTGCGGCAACGCGTGA
- the idh2 gene encoding isocitrate dehydrogenase [NADP], mitochondrial, which yields MAGYLKVLSSLSRSAAAAFSRNPAVLAPAAQCQSSQQRNYGDKRIKVAQPVVEMDGDEMTRIIWEFIKEKLILSNVDVELKYFDLGLPYRDQTDDQVTVDSALATKKYSVAVKCATITPDEARVEEFSLKKMWKSPNGTIRNILGGTVFREPIICKNIPRLVPGWTQPITIGRHAFGDQYRATDFVVDQPGKFKIIFSPADGSAGKEWEVYDFPAGGCGMGMYNTDESITGFAHSCFQYAINKKWPLYMSTKNTILKAYDGRFKDIFEDIFQKHYKAQFDNLKIWYEHRLIDDMVAQVLKSSGAFVWACKNYDGDVQSDILAQGFGSLGLMTSVLVCPDGKTIEAEAAHGTVTRHYREHQKGRPTSTNPIASIFAWTRGLEHRGKLDGNPDLIKFSQTLERVCVETVESGTMTKDLAGCIHGLSNVKLNEHYVNTTDFLDAIKTNLDKALGK from the exons ATGGCGACAAGCGCATCAAAGTGGCCCAGCCCGTGGTGGAGATGGACGGGGATGAGATGACCCGGATCATCTGGGAGTTCATCAAGGAAAAG CTCATCCTGTCCAACGTGGACGTGGAGCTCAAGTACTTTGACCTCGGGCTGCCTTACCGCGACCAGACGGACGACCAGGTGACTGTCGACTCGGCCCTGGCCACCAAGAAGTACAGCGTGGCGGTTAAATGCGCCACCATCACGCCTGACGAAGCCAGAGTGGAAG AGTTTAGCCTGAAGAAGATGTGGAAGAGCCCCAACGGTACCATCAGGAACATCCTGGGCGGCACGGTGTTCCGCGAGCCCATCATCTGCAAGAACATCCCCCGGCTGGTTCCCGGCTGGACGCAGCCCATCACCATCGGCAGACACGCTTTCGGCGACCAG TACCGAGCGACGGACTTTGTTGTGGACCAGCCCGGCAAATTCAAGATCATCTTCTCGCCCGCCGATGGTAGCGCCGGCAAGGAATGGGAGGTGTACGACTTCCCGGCGGGCGGCTGCGGGATGGGCATGTACAACACGGACGAG TCCATAACAGGCTTCGCTCACAGTTGCTTCCAGTACGCCATCAACAAAAAGTGGCCGCTCTACATGAGCACCAAGAACACCATTCTTAAAGCGTACGACGGCAGATTCAAAGACATCTTTGAGGACATATTCCAGAA GCATTACAAGGCCCAATTTGACAACCTGAAGATCTGGTACGAGCACAGGCTCATCGACGACATGGTGGCCCAAGTCCTCAAGTCCTCCGGCGCCTTTGTATGGGCCTGCAAGAACTACGACGGCGACGTTCAGTCGGACATCCTCGCCCAAG GTTTCGGGTCTCTGGGCCTCATGACGTCCGTGCTGGTCTGTCCCGACGGTAAGACCATCGAGGCCGAGGCCGCCCACGGCACCGTGACCAGGCACTACCGCGAGCACCAGAAG GGAAGGCCGACGAGCACCAACCCCATTGCCAGCATCTTCGCCTGGACCCGAGGCCTGGAGCACCGCGGGAAGCTGGACGGAAATCCCGACCTCATCAA GTTCTCGCAGACGCTGGAGCGCGTGTGCGTGGAGACGGTGGAGAGCGGCACCATGACCAAGGATCTGGCCGGCTGCATCCACGGCCTGTCCAA CGTCAAGCTGAACGAGCACTACGTCAACACCACCGACTTCCTGGACGCCATCAAGACAAACTTGGACAAAGCCCTGGGCAAGTGA